The nucleotide sequence TCCACGCATGGATTTATTCGCGCGCGCGCCAGTAGCGGACGTATTCCGCCACGCCCGTCTGCACATCGCGCATGGGCTGGTCGAAGCCCGCCGCCCGCAGGCGGCTGGTGTCGGCCTGGGTATAGCTTTGGTAGCGGCCTTTCAAGTCGTCCGGGAAAGGGATGTAGCGGATCAGGCCTTGCTTGACGAGTTCGTCCAGCGGCAGCGGCTGTTCGCCGCGCTCTTCGCGCAAAGTGTTGACCACGGCCATCGCGACGTCATTGAAGGGCTGCGCGCGGCCGGTCCCGCAATTGAAAATGCCCGATACCTGCGGGTTGTCCAGGAAATGCAGATTGACCGCGACCACGTCCTCCACGGAGATAAAGTCGCGGCTCTGGCCGCCGTCAGGATAGCCGTCCCAGCCGGCGAACAGGCGCACGTGGCCTTCCGCCAGGAACTGGTTCATGTTGTGGAACGCCACCGACGCCATGCGCCCCTTGTGCTGTTCGTGCGGGCCGTAGACGTTGAAGTAGCGCAAGCCCACCACCTGGGCGGTCAGTGAGGACAAGCGCGTGCGCAGCACCTGGTCAAACAACAGCTTGGAATAGCCGTAGACGTTCAGCGGGCGCTCGTTGGCGGGATCTTCCGCGTAGACCGACGATCCGCCATAGGTGGCCGCCGACGAGGCATACAGGAAAGGCACGCATTCCGCCTGGCAATAATCGAACAACTCCAGCGTGACGCGGTAGTTGTTGTCCATCATGTACTTGCCGTTGCGCTCGGTCGTGTCCGAGCACGCGCCCTGGTGGAATACGGCGCTGAAGCGCGGTAGCGCGCGCGCGCCCACCAGTTGGCGGAAGTAGTCCTTGTCCATGTAGTCGGCGATGCGGCAGTCCGCCAGATTGACGAATTTGTCGCCATCGCTCAGGTCGTCCACGGCAATGATGTCCTGGATTCCGCGACGGTTCAGACCGCGCACCAGATTGCTGCCGATGAAGCCCGCGGCCCCGGTTACCACGATCATGATAGGTCTCCCAATTCCTTCGCACTGACGGTCGATGTGCCGAGTTTGCCGACCACCACGCCGCCCGCGCGGTTGGCCCAGCGCATGGCCTGGGGCCACGGCATGCCCACCGCCCGCGTCACCGCCAGCGTGGCCAGCACGGTATCGCCGGCGCCGGATACGTCGAAGACCTCGTGTGCCTGGGCATCCACATGCTCGCGGCCATCGCCGGTGAAAAGCGTCATGCCCTGCTCCGACCGCGTCACCAGCAGGGCCTCCAGCTGGAGGTCCCCGCGCAGGCGCTGCGCGCGGGTGGCCAGGTCGTCCTCGGAGTTCCAGCGGCCCACGGCCTGCTGCATTTCCGA is from Bordetella bronchialis and encodes:
- the rfaD gene encoding ADP-glyceromanno-heptose 6-epimerase; the encoded protein is MIVVTGAAGFIGSNLVRGLNRRGIQDIIAVDDLSDGDKFVNLADCRIADYMDKDYFRQLVGARALPRFSAVFHQGACSDTTERNGKYMMDNNYRVTLELFDYCQAECVPFLYASSAATYGGSSVYAEDPANERPLNVYGYSKLLFDQVLRTRLSSLTAQVVGLRYFNVYGPHEQHKGRMASVAFHNMNQFLAEGHVRLFAGWDGYPDGGQSRDFISVEDVVAVNLHFLDNPQVSGIFNCGTGRAQPFNDVAMAVVNTLREERGEQPLPLDELVKQGLIRYIPFPDDLKGRYQSYTQADTSRLRAAGFDQPMRDVQTGVAEYVRYWRARE